The Pseudofrankia inefficax genome window below encodes:
- a CDS encoding HpcH/HpaI aldolase/citrate lyase family protein translates to MREPRARRSELATPASSEKMCMKAGKSGADLVFLDLEDACAPPVKESARAIAVAALTGQDWGHTVRAVRVNGLDTPWCHGDIIEIVTGARESLDVLIVPKARSARDVWWVDVLLTQLETKLGLRKRIGLEVLIEEAEGLSNAPEIAKASPRLEAIIFGAGDLSASLHARVDGNFDPVGEYPGDFWHFARVQVLAAARGAGIDAIDAPYPAYLNPDGYRQAATHASLLGFDGKWAIHPSQVPIANEVFAPTEAQIAEARDSIEVYRASERDGVGAIGRGGQLVDAAHMRLATNTLHRAVLAGLIDEV, encoded by the coding sequence GTGCGCGAACCGCGTGCCCGCCGCTCGGAGCTGGCCACCCCGGCCAGCAGCGAGAAGATGTGCATGAAGGCCGGCAAGTCCGGAGCCGACCTGGTCTTCCTCGACCTCGAGGACGCCTGCGCGCCCCCTGTGAAGGAGTCCGCCCGCGCCATCGCCGTCGCCGCGCTCACCGGGCAGGACTGGGGGCACACCGTCCGGGCCGTCCGGGTGAACGGGCTGGACACCCCCTGGTGCCACGGCGACATCATCGAGATCGTCACCGGCGCCCGGGAGTCGCTGGACGTGCTGATCGTGCCCAAGGCGCGCTCGGCCCGGGACGTCTGGTGGGTCGACGTGCTGCTCACCCAGCTGGAGACGAAGCTCGGCCTGCGCAAGCGGATCGGCCTCGAGGTGCTCATCGAGGAGGCCGAGGGCCTCTCGAACGCCCCCGAGATCGCCAAGGCGAGCCCGCGGCTGGAGGCGATCATCTTCGGCGCCGGGGACCTGTCCGCCTCGCTGCACGCCCGGGTGGACGGCAACTTCGACCCGGTCGGGGAATACCCCGGCGACTTCTGGCACTTCGCCAGGGTGCAGGTGCTCGCCGCCGCCCGCGGTGCCGGCATCGACGCGATCGACGCTCCCTACCCCGCCTACCTGAACCCGGACGGCTACCGCCAGGCGGCGACGCACGCGAGCCTGCTCGGCTTCGACGGCAAGTGGGCGATCCACCCGTCGCAGGTGCCGATCGCGAACGAGGTGTTCGCCCCGACCGAGGCGCAGATCGCCGAGGCCCGCGACTCGATCGAGGTGTACCGGGCCTCCGAGCGCGACGGCGTCGGGGCGATCGGCCGCGGCGGCCAGCTCGTCGACGCCGCCCACATGCGCCTGGCCACGAACACGCTGCACCGCGCGGTGCTCGCCGGCCTCATCGACGAGGTCTGA
- a CDS encoding aldehyde dehydrogenase, whose amino-acid sequence MQVQDRLFIGGEWVAPSGTDTFDVVSPATEEVIARVAEPTTVDVDKAVAAARAAFDEGPWPRLPVAERVAAVRRLAALYKPGRGELAKIISSEMGAPISFAKLGHVAIPMFMMNAFAGIAENLEWEERRPGFYGQDILVRKEPVGVVGAIVPWNMPMHLTIGKLIPALLAGCSVVLKPSPETPLDAYWLADLLTRAELPAGLVSILPAGREVGEYLVSHPGVDKISFTGSTAAGRKVAAACGANLKRVGLELGGKSAAVVLDDADPAAMAKGVQVAGLMNSGQACVAQTRVLVPRSRYAEYVDALAAMVAGLPTGDPSDPSTEVGPLVAQRQQDRVRGYIEIGQKEGARLVTGGTDLPAGVDRGWYVRPTLFADVEPSMRIAQEEIFGPVLSVLPYTDEAEAIRIADATEYGLSGSVWTADVERGLGVARRVRSGTFGVNEAYSMDPAAPFGGVKASGIGRELGKEGIEGFLDSKSISVAAGR is encoded by the coding sequence ATGCAGGTACAGGATCGACTGTTCATCGGTGGCGAGTGGGTCGCGCCGAGCGGCACCGACACCTTCGACGTCGTCTCGCCAGCCACCGAGGAGGTCATCGCCCGGGTCGCCGAGCCGACGACCGTGGACGTGGACAAGGCGGTGGCCGCGGCCCGCGCCGCGTTCGACGAGGGTCCCTGGCCCCGGCTGCCGGTCGCCGAGCGGGTGGCCGCGGTCCGCCGCCTCGCGGCGCTCTACAAGCCGGGCCGCGGCGAGCTCGCGAAGATCATCAGCTCCGAGATGGGCGCCCCGATCAGCTTCGCCAAGCTCGGCCACGTCGCCATCCCGATGTTCATGATGAACGCCTTCGCGGGCATCGCCGAGAACCTCGAGTGGGAGGAGCGCCGGCCCGGCTTCTACGGCCAGGACATCCTGGTGCGCAAGGAGCCCGTCGGCGTCGTCGGCGCGATCGTCCCGTGGAACATGCCGATGCACCTGACGATCGGCAAGCTGATCCCCGCGCTGCTCGCCGGCTGCTCGGTGGTGCTGAAGCCGTCGCCGGAGACGCCGCTGGACGCCTACTGGCTGGCGGACCTGCTCACCAGGGCCGAGCTGCCGGCCGGCCTGGTCAGCATCCTGCCGGCCGGCCGCGAGGTGGGCGAGTACCTGGTCTCCCACCCCGGCGTCGACAAGATCTCGTTCACCGGGTCCACGGCCGCCGGCCGCAAGGTCGCGGCGGCCTGCGGCGCGAACCTCAAGCGGGTGGGCCTGGAGCTCGGCGGCAAGTCCGCCGCCGTGGTGCTCGACGACGCCGACCCGGCGGCGATGGCCAAGGGCGTCCAGGTCGCCGGCCTGATGAACAGCGGCCAGGCCTGCGTCGCGCAGACCCGGGTCCTGGTTCCGCGGTCGCGCTACGCCGAGTACGTGGACGCGCTGGCCGCGATGGTCGCGGGCCTGCCGACCGGCGACCCGTCCGACCCGAGCACCGAGGTCGGCCCGCTGGTCGCCCAGCGCCAGCAGGACCGGGTCCGGGGCTACATCGAGATCGGCCAGAAGGAGGGTGCTCGGCTCGTCACCGGCGGCACCGACCTGCCGGCCGGGGTCGACCGCGGCTGGTACGTCCGCCCGACGCTGTTCGCCGACGTCGAGCCCTCCATGCGGATCGCGCAGGAGGAGATCTTCGGCCCGGTCCTCTCGGTGCTCCCGTACACCGACGAGGCCGAGGCCATCAGGATCGCCGACGCGACCGAGTACGGCCTGTCCGGCTCGGTGTGGACGGCGGACGTCGAGCGCGGCCTGGGTGTCGCCCGGCGGGTGCGCAGCGGCACCTTCGGCGTGAACGAGGCCTACAGCATGGACCCGGCGGCGCCGTTCGGCGGCGTGAAGGCGTCCGGCATCGGCCGCGAGCTGGGTAAGGAAGGTATCGAGGGCTTCCTCGACTCCAAGTCGATCTCGGTCGCCGCCGGTCGCTAG
- a CDS encoding cytochrome P450, with protein MANDLESLDFFLGRDLVDDPYPYFDELRSKCPVYREPHHNVLMVTGYDEGVQVLQDVENFSSVTSVTGPFPGFPVPVEGRDDVAELIAQHRDSLPFSDQLPTMDPPTHTDHRALLMKMITPKRLKENEEWMGGITDQLLDTLLERGKGEFVGEFAGPLALLVIADLLGVPPEDHPEFIKQLNRSNVGGGIGSSSGESLAHNPLEFLYGKFAGYIEDRRKEPRGDVLTGLAQATFPDGTTPEVIDVCRVAANLFSAGQETTVRLVSTAAKLIAEDPELQATLRANPEKVPNFLEEVLRTESPIKGDFRMSKCPVSVGGVDVPAGATLMIVNGAANRDPRHFDDPATFDISRANARHHIAFGRGIHTCPGAPLARAEARVAIQRLLERTSDIRLDPGLHGSAENPKYRYMPTFILRGLLFLGLEVTPAQVAVEA; from the coding sequence GTGGCGAACGACCTCGAGTCGTTGGACTTCTTCCTCGGCAGGGACCTCGTCGACGATCCGTACCCGTACTTCGACGAGCTGCGGTCCAAGTGCCCGGTGTACCGGGAGCCGCACCACAACGTGCTGATGGTCACCGGCTACGACGAGGGCGTCCAGGTCCTGCAGGACGTCGAGAACTTCTCCTCGGTGACCTCGGTGACCGGCCCGTTCCCCGGCTTCCCGGTCCCCGTCGAGGGCCGCGACGACGTCGCCGAGCTGATCGCGCAGCACCGCGACTCGCTGCCCTTCAGCGACCAGCTGCCGACGATGGACCCGCCGACGCACACGGACCACCGTGCACTGCTGATGAAGATGATCACCCCGAAGCGCCTCAAGGAGAACGAGGAGTGGATGGGCGGGATCACCGACCAGCTCCTCGACACCCTGCTGGAGCGGGGCAAGGGTGAGTTCGTCGGCGAGTTCGCCGGGCCGCTCGCGCTGCTGGTCATCGCCGACCTGCTCGGCGTGCCGCCGGAGGACCACCCCGAGTTCATCAAGCAGCTCAACCGCTCCAACGTCGGCGGTGGCATCGGCTCCAGCAGCGGCGAGTCCCTGGCGCACAACCCGCTGGAGTTCCTCTACGGGAAGTTCGCCGGCTACATCGAGGACCGCCGCAAGGAGCCGCGCGGCGACGTGCTCACCGGCCTCGCCCAGGCGACCTTCCCCGACGGCACGACCCCCGAGGTCATCGACGTCTGCCGGGTCGCCGCCAACCTGTTCTCGGCCGGCCAGGAGACCACGGTCCGGCTGGTGAGCACCGCGGCGAAGCTGATCGCCGAGGACCCGGAGCTGCAGGCGACGCTGCGCGCCAACCCCGAGAAGGTGCCGAACTTCCTCGAGGAGGTGCTGCGGACGGAGAGCCCGATCAAGGGCGACTTCCGGATGTCCAAGTGCCCCGTCTCGGTCGGCGGGGTCGACGTCCCGGCCGGTGCCACTCTCATGATCGTCAACGGCGCCGCCAACCGCGACCCGCGCCACTTCGACGACCCGGCGACGTTCGACATCAGCCGGGCGAACGCGCGGCACCACATCGCGTTCGGCCGCGGCATCCACACCTGCCCAGGCGCCCCGCTGGCCCGGGCCGAGGCGAGGGTCGCCATCCAGCGGCTGCTGGAGCGCACCAGCGACATCCGGCTGGACCCGGGCCTGCACGGTTCCGCCGAGAACCCCAAGTACCGCTACATGCCGACGTTCATCCTGCGCGGGCTGCTCTTCCTGGGCCTGGAGGTCACGCCGGCGCAGGTCGCGGTCGAGGCGTGA
- a CDS encoding ferredoxin, with the protein MKVFIDDDNCRGHGVCAAECPQVFVVNDDGYGEVIVDEVPAELEDAVRVVATHCPERAITVE; encoded by the coding sequence ATGAAGGTCTTCATCGACGACGACAACTGTCGCGGGCACGGCGTCTGCGCGGCCGAGTGCCCGCAGGTCTTCGTCGTCAACGACGACGGCTACGGCGAGGTGATCGTCGACGAGGTGCCGGCCGAGTTGGAGGACGCGGTCCGCGTCGTCGCCACGCACTGCCCGGAGCGTGCCATCACAGTGGAGTGA
- a CDS encoding DUF1330 domain-containing protein, translating to MPKAYVVFTEAINDPDGMAEYSKLAMASFAGHTARPLAVGPATEVLEGEWHGNQTVILEFDSVEEAKAWYTSEAYAKAIPLRQAAADCNAAIITGF from the coding sequence ATGCCGAAGGCGTATGTCGTTTTCACCGAGGCGATCAACGACCCGGACGGGATGGCCGAGTACAGCAAGCTGGCCATGGCGTCGTTCGCGGGCCACACCGCTCGGCCGCTGGCCGTCGGACCGGCCACCGAGGTCCTCGAGGGGGAGTGGCACGGCAACCAGACGGTCATCCTCGAGTTCGACTCGGTCGAGGAGGCGAAGGCCTGGTACACGTCGGAGGCCTACGCCAAGGCGATCCCGCTGCGCCAGGCCGCGGCCGACTGCAACGCGGCCATCATCACCGGCTTCTGA
- a CDS encoding LLM class F420-dependent oxidoreductase, whose translation MRFILHYPETNGTDRDMLDAGPLDEVAAAAEKAGFDALSLTEHPIPGAGWLETGGHQSLDPFVALGFAAAATTRLRLMTNLSVVTYRNPFLLAKAAATVDKLSGGRLILGLGAGYQKSEFFALGVDAAERGALFEEALDVLPLHWKGEPFSYEGRHFNARNVIARPKPVQDPIPIWIGGNTPAARRRAAQKGQGWLPMMAPPSVAVTAQTTAINSRDELAGLIQGVKDAAAAAGRTEPLDFTCSYSDPAIGSSPTVDPDRHREQFAELEKVGATWCIISCHSESRETTLDFIESFGATYLS comes from the coding sequence ATGCGTTTCATCCTCCACTACCCGGAGACCAACGGCACCGACCGGGACATGCTCGACGCCGGGCCGCTGGACGAGGTCGCCGCGGCGGCCGAGAAGGCGGGCTTCGACGCGCTCTCACTGACCGAGCACCCGATCCCGGGGGCCGGCTGGCTGGAGACCGGCGGCCACCAGAGCCTCGACCCGTTCGTCGCGCTCGGCTTCGCCGCGGCGGCGACGACCCGGCTGCGGCTGATGACGAACCTGTCCGTGGTCACGTACCGCAACCCGTTCCTGCTGGCCAAGGCGGCGGCGACGGTCGACAAGCTGTCGGGCGGGCGGCTCATCCTGGGCCTGGGCGCCGGTTACCAGAAGTCGGAGTTCTTCGCGCTCGGCGTCGACGCGGCCGAGCGGGGCGCCCTGTTCGAGGAGGCGCTCGACGTGCTGCCGCTGCACTGGAAGGGCGAGCCGTTCAGCTACGAGGGCCGCCACTTCAACGCCCGCAACGTGATCGCCCGGCCGAAGCCGGTGCAGGACCCGATCCCGATCTGGATCGGTGGCAACACGCCGGCCGCCCGGCGCCGCGCGGCGCAGAAGGGCCAGGGCTGGCTGCCGATGATGGCCCCGCCGTCGGTCGCGGTCACCGCCCAGACGACGGCGATCAACTCCCGCGACGAGCTCGCCGGCCTGATCCAGGGCGTGAAGGACGCGGCGGCCGCGGCCGGGCGCACCGAGCCGCTGGACTTCACCTGCTCCTACAGCGACCCGGCGATCGGCTCGTCCCCGACCGTCGACCCGGACCGGCACCGCGAGCAGTTCGCCGAGTTGGAGAAGGTCGGCGCGACCTGGTGCATCATCTCCTGCCACTCCGAGTCGCGAGAGACGACGCTGGACTTCATCGAGTCCTTCGGCGCCACGTACCTCTCCTGA
- a CDS encoding cytochrome P450 → MELGLASATADREIYYDPYDVVIDSDPYPVWKRMRDEAPLYYNDAHGFYALSRWDDVDEAIADHDTYISGQGSVLEIIKAGRGVPPGMVLGEDPPIHDLHRALISRVFTPRRMAALEPQVRQLVADTLDQFVGTDGFDFVVDLGAFIPMRVIGMMLGIPESDQAAIRDAGHERHHLEAGQAPKASDPEISMQAFAEYIDWRTNNPSDDLMTALLTVEFTDETGTRRRLSRTEVLIYTALLAGAGNETTRRLIGWTGQLLGDHPDQRRQVAADRDGLVARAVEETLRFEAPSPVQARVLSRDVELYGQTVPAGSALLLLNASANRDERHWPDADSFDLHRAPERHLSFGHGIHFCMGAGLARTEGRVVLDEMLKRWTDWEVDYDNAVLDHTSTTRGWMKLPIRLS, encoded by the coding sequence GTGGAGCTCGGCTTAGCCAGTGCCACGGCGGACCGGGAGATCTACTACGACCCCTATGACGTAGTAATCGACTCGGATCCCTACCCGGTCTGGAAGCGGATGCGCGACGAGGCACCGCTCTATTACAACGACGCGCACGGCTTCTACGCGCTGAGCCGGTGGGACGACGTCGACGAGGCGATCGCCGACCATGACACTTACATCTCCGGCCAGGGCTCGGTCCTGGAGATCATCAAGGCGGGCCGAGGGGTGCCGCCGGGCATGGTCCTCGGCGAGGACCCGCCGATCCACGACCTGCACCGCGCGCTGATCTCCCGGGTGTTCACGCCCCGGCGGATGGCGGCGCTGGAGCCCCAGGTGCGCCAGCTGGTGGCGGACACGCTCGACCAGTTCGTCGGCACCGACGGCTTCGACTTCGTCGTCGACCTGGGCGCCTTCATCCCGATGCGTGTCATCGGCATGATGCTCGGCATCCCCGAGAGCGACCAGGCCGCGATCCGCGACGCCGGCCACGAGCGCCACCATCTGGAGGCCGGCCAGGCGCCGAAGGCGAGCGACCCCGAGATCTCGATGCAGGCGTTCGCCGAGTACATCGACTGGCGGACGAACAACCCGTCCGACGACCTGATGACGGCGCTGCTCACGGTCGAGTTCACCGACGAGACCGGCACTCGCCGCCGCCTGAGCCGCACCGAGGTGCTCATCTACACCGCGCTGCTCGCGGGCGCAGGCAACGAGACCACCCGCCGGCTCATCGGCTGGACCGGCCAGCTGCTCGGCGACCACCCCGACCAGCGCCGCCAGGTCGCGGCCGACCGGGACGGCCTGGTCGCCAGGGCGGTCGAGGAGACGCTGCGCTTCGAGGCGCCGTCGCCGGTGCAGGCGCGGGTGCTCTCCCGCGACGTCGAGCTGTACGGCCAGACCGTGCCCGCGGGCAGCGCCCTGCTGCTGCTCAACGCCTCGGCCAACCGCGACGAGCGGCACTGGCCGGACGCCGACTCCTTCGACCTCCACCGCGCCCCGGAGCGGCACCTGTCGTTCGGGCACGGCATCCACTTCTGCATGGGCGCCGGCCTCGCCAGGACCGAGGGCCGGGTCGTGCTCGACGAGATGCTCAAGCGGTGGACCGACTGGGAGGTCGACTACGACAACGCGGTCCTCGACCACACGTCGACGACCCGAGGCTGGATGAAGCTCCCGATCCGCCTGTCCTAG
- a CDS encoding CaiB/BaiF CoA-transferase family protein, whose amino-acid sequence MTTEPQAPTIPAPHGPLAGVRVVEAAFGTSVVGAGLATSLPGALLRDFGAEVTRVRSTTRSTLDTGIEFDHVWDRGKRVVEVDDADPAAAAAVTELARGADVLFLAGPHEAIERQGLDYPALALLNPRLVVVRLRPGHTARGAVGDLELLLDARLGLLTQIRHHQPGRPAFPDLTVASAGAGLAATVGALAGLYERVGTGRGGWAETSLADGLRALLPMIIGRVEHPSPTTTLLWRDQGPKESLAYRCADGEYLQLWFGAKGAYEAFLAHLGEPPSERGYNADLMSGAMVERGARWAAAFARRPRAEWLAEFAGHNFRCEPVLRPGEALADPHVRQTGLSVTHDDPDHGAVTVLGPIARVTASDPARAGGTRPPAGDGRLLSGVRVLDLSAYLAGPVATAVLAELGADVVKVEPVTGDVHRTMEPMFAAGQRGKRAVALDLKAPGADRVLAALFAGSDVVHHNSRVGLAERLGYDEATVRAANPDAVYCHASGFGATGPRAKLPANDHLMQALSGVEGAQGGAGQPPTFLVWGAIDSASGWVAACGILAGLYARRRGGGGQSVATSLLGAGLMLKSGAFLAGDPSAAAPHVISGPVLDAEQTGYGAAYRLYQAADGGWLALAVPDAAAWRRLRDAVQAGLAVAPAPGSARPATAGRPVPSLAGLPAEPPPLRTAPGDRQPAEEILEAAFAAGGTAAGWVARLRAAGVPAELVAEVDRSGFIANVLDDPVDREIGRTVAFAWGARGRTEQPGFALRLGPAPRPAVRVAIPGLGEHTAEVLAAAGFDADAQATLADAGAIPPSPLPAAARG is encoded by the coding sequence ATGACGACCGAGCCGCAGGCTCCGACGATCCCCGCTCCGCACGGTCCCCTGGCGGGGGTGCGGGTCGTCGAGGCCGCCTTCGGCACCAGCGTCGTGGGCGCCGGGCTCGCCACGAGCCTGCCGGGCGCGCTGTTACGCGACTTCGGCGCCGAGGTGACCCGGGTGCGCTCGACGACCCGGTCGACGCTGGACACCGGCATCGAGTTCGACCACGTGTGGGACCGCGGGAAGCGCGTCGTCGAGGTCGACGACGCCGACCCGGCCGCCGCGGCCGCCGTCACCGAACTGGCCCGGGGCGCCGACGTCCTGTTCCTCGCCGGACCGCACGAGGCGATCGAACGCCAGGGACTCGACTATCCCGCGCTCGCGCTGCTCAACCCGCGGCTCGTCGTGGTCCGGCTGCGTCCCGGCCACACCGCCCGGGGCGCGGTCGGTGACCTGGAGCTGCTGCTCGACGCCCGGCTCGGGCTGCTCACCCAGATCCGCCACCATCAGCCCGGCAGGCCGGCCTTCCCCGATCTGACCGTCGCCAGCGCCGGGGCGGGGCTGGCCGCGACGGTCGGCGCGCTCGCCGGCCTGTACGAGCGGGTCGGCACCGGCCGGGGCGGCTGGGCCGAGACCTCGCTGGCCGACGGCCTGCGCGCACTGCTTCCCATGATCATCGGCCGGGTCGAGCACCCGTCCCCCACCACGACGCTGCTGTGGCGCGACCAGGGGCCGAAGGAGAGCCTGGCCTACCGGTGCGCCGACGGCGAGTACCTCCAGCTGTGGTTCGGGGCGAAGGGCGCCTACGAGGCCTTCCTCGCGCATCTGGGCGAGCCGCCGAGCGAGCGCGGCTACAACGCCGACCTGATGAGCGGCGCGATGGTCGAGCGCGGGGCCCGCTGGGCGGCCGCGTTCGCGCGCCGGCCCCGGGCCGAGTGGCTGGCGGAGTTCGCCGGCCACAACTTCCGCTGTGAGCCGGTGCTGCGCCCCGGCGAGGCGCTCGCGGACCCGCACGTCCGCCAGACCGGCCTGTCCGTCACCCACGACGACCCCGACCACGGCGCGGTCACGGTCCTCGGCCCGATCGCCCGGGTGACGGCGTCCGACCCGGCTCGCGCGGGCGGGACGCGCCCCCCGGCCGGCGACGGGCGGCTGCTGTCCGGGGTGCGCGTGCTGGACCTGTCGGCCTACCTGGCCGGGCCGGTCGCGACGGCGGTGCTGGCCGAGCTGGGCGCCGACGTCGTCAAGGTCGAGCCGGTAACCGGGGACGTCCACCGGACCATGGAGCCGATGTTCGCCGCCGGCCAGCGCGGCAAGCGTGCTGTCGCGCTGGACCTGAAGGCGCCCGGCGCCGACCGGGTCCTCGCGGCGCTGTTCGCCGGTAGCGACGTCGTTCACCACAACTCCCGGGTCGGCCTGGCCGAGCGGCTCGGCTACGACGAGGCGACCGTGCGCGCCGCCAACCCGGACGCGGTCTACTGCCACGCGAGCGGCTTCGGCGCGACCGGCCCGCGGGCGAAGCTCCCGGCGAACGATCACCTGATGCAGGCCCTGTCCGGCGTCGAGGGCGCCCAGGGCGGCGCCGGCCAGCCGCCGACGTTCCTGGTCTGGGGCGCGATCGACTCCGCGAGCGGCTGGGTCGCCGCCTGCGGCATCCTCGCCGGCCTCTACGCGCGGCGCCGGGGTGGCGGCGGGCAGTCGGTCGCGACGTCGCTGCTGGGCGCCGGGCTGATGCTCAAGTCCGGCGCGTTCCTCGCCGGCGATCCCTCCGCGGCTGCCCCGCACGTCATTTCCGGCCCGGTGCTCGACGCCGAGCAGACCGGGTACGGCGCCGCCTACCGGCTCTACCAGGCCGCCGACGGTGGCTGGCTCGCGCTGGCCGTCCCGGACGCGGCCGCGTGGCGCCGGCTGCGGGACGCCGTCCAGGCCGGCCTCGCCGTCGCTCCCGCGCCGGGCTCGGCCCGCCCGGCGACCGCGGGCCGGCCGGTCCCGTCGCTGGCCGGCCTGCCGGCCGAGCCGCCGCCGCTGCGGACCGCGCCGGGTGACAGGCAGCCCGCCGAGGAGATCCTCGAAGCCGCGTTCGCGGCGGGTGGGACGGCCGCGGGCTGGGTCGCCCGGCTGCGCGCGGCCGGCGTGCCGGCCGAGCTGGTCGCCGAGGTCGACCGGTCCGGGTTCATCGCGAACGTGCTGGACGACCCGGTCGACCGGGAGATCGGTCGCACGGTCGCCTTCGCCTGGGGTGCGCGCGGCCGTACCGAGCAGCCCGGCTTCGCGCTGCGGCTCGGCCCGGCACCGCGGCCGGCCGTGCGGGTCGCGATCCCCGGGCTGGGCGAGCACACCGCCGAGGTGCTGGCCGCGGCCGGCTTCGACGCGGACGCCCAGGCCACGCTGGCCGACGCGGGCGCGATCCCGCCGAGCCCGCTGCCCGCGGCCGCCCGCGGCTGA
- a CDS encoding nuclear transport factor 2 family protein — translation MDLQAVSDKLEIQEQLARYARGVDTNDYELWKSVFTPDALIDYTSTSATLPVLRRDEMAAHLEAGLGQMPMKIHYITNVEITLDGDKAKVIAQFFNPMQVPGMAEQSSCGGYYFHDFVRTPDGWKSANLTEKLVWFVNPPSARPTS, via the coding sequence ATGGATCTGCAGGCGGTCTCGGACAAGCTCGAGATCCAGGAGCAGCTTGCCCGCTACGCGCGTGGCGTCGACACGAACGACTACGAACTGTGGAAGTCGGTGTTCACCCCCGACGCCCTGATCGACTACACCTCGACGTCGGCCACCCTGCCGGTCCTCCGGCGCGACGAGATGGCCGCGCACCTCGAGGCAGGTCTCGGCCAGATGCCGATGAAGATCCACTACATCACGAACGTGGAGATCACCCTCGACGGCGACAAGGCGAAGGTGATCGCGCAGTTCTTCAACCCGATGCAGGTGCCCGGGATGGCCGAGCAGAGCTCCTGCGGTGGCTACTACTTCCACGACTTCGTGCGCACGCCGGACGGCTGGAAGAGCGCGAACCTCACCGAGAAGCTGGTCTGGTTCGTCAACCCCCCATCGGCCCGCCCGACGAGCTGA
- a CDS encoding SDR family NAD(P)-dependent oxidoreductase, whose product MAGRFEGKVALITGAGSGMGRATTIRLASEGASVLAIDINEGALVETKTLADGPVSLRQVDVGDPAACAEAVAVTVAEFGRLDVLGNVAGIYRPAHTAQTSLELYRQTMAVNLDGPFFLSQAAIPHLLESGGNIVNIASNAGIQGTPYSAAYAASKGGLIQLTRSMAVEFIKTPMRVNAIAPAGTLTNIARDVTFPEDLDPDLARRMAGYRGLTMPEEIAALFAFLASGEARSITGAVYVVDNGLTVS is encoded by the coding sequence ATGGCGGGACGGTTTGAAGGCAAGGTAGCGCTGATCACGGGCGCGGGCTCCGGAATGGGCCGGGCAACCACGATTCGCCTGGCTTCCGAGGGTGCCTCGGTGCTGGCCATCGACATCAACGAGGGCGCGCTCGTGGAGACGAAGACGCTCGCGGACGGGCCGGTCTCGCTGCGCCAGGTCGACGTCGGCGATCCCGCGGCCTGCGCGGAGGCGGTCGCGGTCACCGTCGCCGAGTTCGGCCGGCTGGACGTGCTCGGCAACGTCGCGGGGATCTACCGCCCGGCGCACACGGCCCAGACGTCGCTGGAGCTGTATCGCCAGACGATGGCGGTCAACCTCGACGGCCCGTTCTTCCTTTCCCAGGCGGCGATCCCGCACCTGCTGGAGAGCGGCGGCAACATCGTCAACATCGCCTCCAACGCCGGCATCCAGGGCACTCCGTACTCGGCCGCCTACGCCGCGAGCAAGGGCGGGCTCATCCAGCTGACCCGGTCGATGGCGGTCGAGTTCATCAAGACCCCGATGCGGGTCAACGCGATCGCGCCGGCCGGGACCCTGACGAACATCGCCCGCGACGTGACCTTCCCCGAGGACCTGGACCCGGACCTGGCCCGCCGGATGGCCGGCTACCGGGGTCTCACGATGCCAGAGGAGATCGCGGCGCTGTTCGCCTTCCTGGCCTCGGGCGAGGCCCGGTCGATCACCGGCGCGGTCTACGTCGTCGACAACGGCCTCACCGTCAGCTAG